Sequence from the Leptolyngbya sp. FACHB-261 genome:
TGACGTCACCTAGGCTGTTGAAGTCAATTTGAGCGATCCAAGAGTCTCCTGTGCCTGTAAGGATGACAATTCGGTTGTCACGATCACGGCTAATATCATAGAACGCATCGGGAAATTGTCTGTGAGCCGTTCCAGTGAAGATGAACGGTCCGCTATCGGTGTGCATTTTGACTTCTAAAATCCCCTTTTCGTCACGGTAGAAGTGCAGGTTTTCGTACTTGCTGAAATAAGCAGGCTGTTCAGTATTGGGTTGCATAGTTTTGCCTTCAGATGTTTGTGATGCTAGTCGCAAGATTGTTTTGCAGTTTTACTCCATTGCAAAAAACCTCTCAGGTTGAGACCGAAGAAAGCAATGTTCCCAATCGCAATAGCAATGCTACTTGCCATGAATCCAACAATAATCCAGCAGAAATTGACGATCATGAAACTGACAAAGCCTACTCGTCTTTGATTTCCCAGCAAATAGATAGCGGCAAAGGAAAACACTATTGCTAGCTAATCAAGCGCATAATATTTGACTAACGAGTTTGGCATTGGTATGCCGACTCCTAGTTGCGCTAGGCCACAAGCTGGTATTTGAGATGATGCAGGGTGGTAGTTACATCTCTAGGCTCTAGTCAACTGCGATAATCGCTACAACGTAGGCTGGGATGATGGGTTGATTACCACACTCTCAGGAGGTCTTGCCGAGAAATTCTGCTCGGAACCCATTCAATGCAACCTTCTCATCATTTTTCTCTCAACGTTTCTTCTTCTATAGTGATTGATTGCTCAAAGTTTGAGAAGATAGCAAAAAAGAATATAATTTATTCCACTAAAGAATGAATCCAAAGCCTATGGACCGTATCGACTGCATGAAGAGCTTCGTGCGAGCTGTTGAAACGGGCAGCTTCTCAGCGGTTGCACGGGAAAGGAATACAACCCAACCTGCCATTAGTAAACAGATAGCGGCGCTAGAGGCATATTTAGATGTGCAACTGCTGACACGCTCAACGAGAAGTCTGAACTTGACAGATGAAGGCGTACACTTTTACGAGCACTGCCAACAGGTTTTAGCAGCAATGGCAGAAGCTGAAGCGAGTGTTGGCAGACGACAAAAACCTTCAGGGCTCCTCCGCCTCAGTTGTCCAGTCTCCTTTGGGCAGTTCCAAGTTGTGCCTCGCCTCAAGCTATTTCTTGACCGCTATCCTGACATCAAAATTGATTTGTTAATGTCAGATCAATTTACAGACCTGGTTGAGGAAGGCGTGGATTTAGCGATCAGAATTGGCAATCTACAAGATAGCTCCTTAGTAGTTCATAGAATTGGAACTGCAAGACGGTTAACAGTAGCAACTCCAGCCTACTTTGAAACGAATAGTGAGCCCCAAGTTCCTCAAGATTTAATACAGCATAACTGCATTGTCTATACCAGATT
This genomic interval carries:
- a CDS encoding substrate binding domain-containing protein yields the protein MAEAEASVGRRQKPSGLLRLSCPVSFGQFQVVPRLKLFLDRYPDIKIDLLMSDQFTDLVEEGVDLAIRIGNLQDSSLVVHRIGTARRLTVATPAYFETNSEPQVPQDLIQHNCIVYTRLSTGQEWHFEGPEGLIKVRVDGNLRANNSAAVREAVLSGLGIAVSPVWLFSDALRQGKLSVVLKEYQPTPLPIHTIYRKNRFLSAKVRCLVDFLIDEFGTASWIPDIGNH